A genome region from Chlamydiales bacterium includes the following:
- a CDS encoding Lpg1974 family pore-forming outer membrane protein: MRLSYRFLICILLISNSATCTKFDLFADFLCWHATETVDWSRTDNVNGSNEQITYNTISFNWDPGFRVGMGCYGEWDSQLYYTHFFTKTSAFTSGQKVVSAFLGSAQASDTYTAGQVDFSINFNMFDWELGRNFFPSKALLLRPFLAVKGGWINQAIHTNWTGTKNAIENVQNNFSGAGPCFGINSKWFLGSMDSCLFSIVCDFSSAYMWGNWTIKDAFVDSASNIVNVEVGPRDFGAFVLQGLLGVGMDCCCFQKAHLFMKLSYEIGNWFDQYQVFDDGTGTHQNNLILQGITYRLCLDF, encoded by the coding sequence ATGCGGCTGTCGTATCGATTTTTAATTTGCATATTACTCATAAGCAATTCTGCGACTTGTACAAAGTTTGATCTGTTTGCAGATTTTCTTTGTTGGCATGCAACAGAAACAGTGGATTGGTCTCGTACTGATAATGTAAACGGTTCTAATGAACAGATTACTTATAATACGATCTCTTTTAACTGGGATCCTGGTTTTAGAGTGGGTATGGGCTGTTATGGAGAGTGGGATTCGCAGCTTTATTATACACATTTTTTTACAAAAACAAGTGCCTTTACAAGTGGGCAAAAGGTTGTTTCTGCTTTTTTGGGAAGTGCGCAAGCTAGTGACACTTATACAGCAGGGCAAGTGGATTTTTCTATCAATTTTAATATGTTTGATTGGGAATTAGGACGTAACTTTTTTCCAAGTAAGGCCCTATTGCTGCGACCTTTTCTTGCTGTGAAGGGAGGCTGGATTAATCAGGCGATACATACAAATTGGACAGGTACAAAAAATGCAATAGAAAATGTTCAGAATAACTTTTCAGGTGCAGGGCCGTGTTTTGGGATCAATAGCAAATGGTTTCTTGGAAGTATGGATTCCTGTTTATTTAGCATTGTATGTGACTTTTCAAGTGCTTACATGTGGGGTAATTGGACAATCAAGGATGCATTTGTGGATAGCGCCTCGAATATTGTAAATGTTGAAGTAGGCCCAAGAGATTTTGGTGCTTTTGTTTTGCAAGGCTTGTTAGGAGTTGGTATGGATTGTTGTTGCTTTCAAAAGGCACATCTTTTCATGAAATTAAGCTATGAGATAGGAAATTGGTTTGATCAATACCAAGTTTTTGATGATGGTACTGGTACGCACCAAAACAATCTGATACTGCAAGGAATCACTTACCGTTTATGTCTAGATTTTTAA